The following are encoded together in the Pseudidiomarina andamanensis genome:
- the glmM gene encoding phosphoglucosamine mutase: MSQRKYFGTDGVRGRVGDFPITPDFAVKLGWAAGTVLSASGNQRVLVGKDTRLSGYMLESALEAGLLSAGVSVEFLGPMPTPAVAYLTRNFRAAAGIVISASHNPYYDNGIKFFSDSGSKLPDSVEAEIERLLDEPIRCVPSENMGRASRIDDAPGRYIEFCKSVFPSDLSLKGLRIVVDCAHGATYHIAPDVLKELGADIWEIGTEPNGVNINEKCGATHLDALREKVLEKKADLGFALDGDGDRIMMVTASGRIVDGDDIIYILARAAQQDGLLQGGIVGTLMSNFALEKFFTDRRIPFVRAKVGDRYVMEELVKRDWRIGGENSGHIINRQFHSTGDGIIAGLQVLTAMQREGRSLDELLENFVKFPQALVNVRFNSDSDPLEADTVKAVVQEVERALGNNGRVLLRKSGTEPLIRVMVEGKDAKTVRKFAEEIASEVEAASN, translated from the coding sequence ATTTTCCGATTACCCCAGATTTTGCTGTGAAACTTGGTTGGGCAGCAGGTACGGTGTTGTCGGCTAGTGGTAATCAACGTGTATTAGTTGGAAAAGACACCCGCTTGTCGGGCTATATGTTGGAGTCAGCACTGGAAGCAGGGCTGTTATCAGCCGGCGTGAGCGTCGAATTTCTAGGGCCAATGCCGACGCCTGCGGTCGCTTATTTGACGCGAAATTTTCGTGCCGCAGCAGGCATTGTGATCAGCGCATCACACAACCCTTATTACGATAACGGCATTAAGTTCTTCTCTGATTCGGGTAGTAAATTACCCGACAGCGTAGAAGCTGAAATTGAGCGTCTTTTAGATGAACCCATTCGCTGCGTGCCATCCGAAAATATGGGGCGTGCGAGTCGAATTGATGATGCACCGGGTCGTTATATCGAGTTTTGTAAAAGCGTCTTCCCGTCGGATTTGTCGCTAAAAGGGCTACGAATTGTTGTGGATTGCGCGCATGGCGCAACGTACCACATCGCCCCAGACGTGCTGAAAGAACTGGGTGCCGATATATGGGAAATTGGTACTGAGCCAAATGGCGTGAACATCAACGAAAAATGTGGTGCAACCCATCTCGATGCTTTGCGCGAGAAAGTTTTAGAGAAAAAAGCTGATCTTGGCTTTGCGCTTGACGGTGACGGTGATCGCATCATGATGGTCACAGCCAGCGGTCGCATTGTTGATGGTGATGATATTATTTATATTCTAGCGCGTGCGGCCCAGCAAGATGGCTTATTACAGGGCGGTATTGTTGGCACCTTAATGAGCAATTTTGCGCTGGAAAAATTCTTCACTGATCGTCGAATTCCGTTTGTGCGAGCGAAAGTTGGTGATCGTTATGTCATGGAAGAACTGGTGAAGCGCGACTGGCGCATTGGTGGCGAAAATTCTGGGCATATCATCAATCGTCAGTTCCACAGTACGGGCGACGGTATTATTGCTGGTTTGCAAGTACTAACGGCAATGCAGCGTGAAGGTCGCAGCCTTGATGAACTGTTGGAAAACTTTGTGAAGTTCCCACAAGCACTGGTGAATGTACGATTTAACTCTGACTCTGACCCGTTGGAAGCTGACACGGTGAAAGCAGTGGTTCAAGAAGTCGAACGGGCGTTGGGCAACAATGGCCGGGTGTTATTGCGCAAGTCAGGCACCGAGCCATTGATTCGCGTCATGGTGGAAGGTAAAGACGCAAAAACTGTGCGCAAATTCGCCGAAGAAATAGCCAGTGAAGTGGAAGCGGCTAGTAATTAA
- the tpiA gene encoding triose-phosphate isomerase: MQRQPLVIANWKMNGDRQLVTAMAEALRDSSAQHADVSVVVCPPAVLLPAWQQAAFYDNIQLGAQDANENASGAHTGEHSLALLAEAGASMVLVGHSERRQFYGDNAQRIAAKVNQILDESTMTVVLCVGESAEQREQQQTFDVVASQLAEALASRKQCERIVIAYEPVWAIGTGLTASPEQAQEVHAFIRNWLGEKFGPSGVNLQILYGGSVKADNAEQLFAQADIDGGLIGGASLVEEQFVAICNAAQARSK, from the coding sequence ATGCAACGCCAACCGTTAGTTATAGCTAACTGGAAAATGAACGGTGACCGTCAGTTGGTCACGGCCATGGCTGAAGCACTTCGCGACAGTTCAGCGCAACATGCGGATGTTAGTGTGGTGGTATGTCCGCCGGCCGTATTACTGCCAGCTTGGCAACAAGCCGCGTTTTACGACAACATTCAACTTGGTGCTCAAGATGCTAATGAGAACGCCAGTGGCGCCCATACGGGTGAACACAGTTTAGCGTTATTAGCCGAGGCCGGTGCAAGCATGGTGTTAGTTGGTCACTCTGAGCGTCGTCAATTCTATGGCGATAATGCGCAACGAATTGCTGCCAAAGTGAATCAGATTCTTGATGAATCAACGATGACAGTGGTGCTTTGTGTTGGTGAGAGTGCAGAGCAACGTGAACAGCAACAAACGTTTGACGTGGTTGCATCACAGTTAGCTGAAGCATTAGCGTCGCGCAAGCAATGTGAGCGTATCGTGATTGCTTATGAACCAGTTTGGGCTATTGGTACTGGCTTAACAGCGAGTCCTGAACAAGCACAAGAAGTGCATGCCTTTATTCGTAACTGGTTAGGTGAAAAATTCGGGCCTTCAGGCGTCAACCTACAAATTTTGTATGGTGGTAGCGTGAAAGCTGACAATGCCGAGCAATTGTTTGCTCAGGCTGATATTGATGGTGGTTTGATAGGCGGCGCAAGCTTAGTCGAAGAACAATTTGTTGCGATTTGCAACGCTGCACAAGCCCGGAGTAAATAA
- the secG gene encoding preprotein translocase subunit SecG, with protein MYEILLIAYLIVALILIGFIMIQQGKGADMGASFGAGASNTVFGSSGSGNFLTRTTAILAVVFFVLSLVLGNLSSGNGDTKSNFDEIEVPVEEVPAVPANDSDVPGGN; from the coding sequence ATGTACGAAATTTTATTGATTGCATACTTAATTGTTGCCTTAATTCTGATTGGTTTCATTATGATCCAACAGGGTAAAGGAGCTGATATGGGCGCGTCATTTGGTGCTGGTGCATCAAACACCGTGTTCGGTTCGAGCGGCTCAGGTAACTTTTTAACGCGCACTACTGCAATTTTAGCTGTTGTTTTCTTCGTTCTTAGCTTAGTGCTAGGTAACCTGTCTTCAGGTAACGGCGATACTAAGAGCAACTTTGACGAAATTGAAGTACCGGTTGAAGAAGTGCCAGCTGTTCCAGCGAACGACAGCGACGTTCCTGGCGGCAATTAA